A portion of the Bradyrhizobium manausense genome contains these proteins:
- a CDS encoding 2-hydroxyacid dehydrogenase, translating into MSTGSISSDKIDLLIYGPVRPILENGFSDHFVVHKAETHGDLERLTPAIREKIRGVAVTYHTVRADKDSLSRLPKIEMVASFGVGYDHIDAKYAAEHNIIVTNTPDVLTEEVADVAMGLLISTVREFIKADRYVRSGLWQTQNYPLSVGSLRDRKVGIVGMGRIGQAIARRLEASLVPVVYHSRNPSKDVSYKHYPDLIEMAKAVDTLMVIVPGGASTNKMINAEVFKALGPRGVLVNVARGSVVDEQALVQALKSGTILAAGLDVFAAEPNVPDELKTMQNVVLLPHIGSASVVTRNAMDQLVVDNLKSWFSGKAPLTPVVETPFKGR; encoded by the coding sequence ATGTCTACCGGTTCGATTTCGTCCGACAAGATCGACCTTTTGATTTATGGACCGGTCCGGCCGATCCTCGAGAACGGGTTTTCCGATCATTTCGTCGTGCACAAGGCTGAGACTCACGGCGATCTCGAGCGGCTGACACCGGCGATCCGGGAGAAGATTCGCGGCGTGGCCGTGACCTATCACACGGTGCGTGCGGATAAGGACTCACTGTCGCGATTGCCCAAGATCGAGATGGTGGCGAGCTTCGGCGTCGGCTACGACCATATCGACGCCAAATACGCGGCCGAGCACAACATCATCGTCACCAACACACCCGACGTGCTGACCGAAGAGGTCGCCGACGTCGCGATGGGCCTGCTGATCTCGACCGTGCGCGAATTCATCAAGGCCGATCGCTACGTCCGCTCCGGCCTCTGGCAGACCCAGAACTATCCGCTCAGCGTCGGCTCGCTGCGCGACCGCAAGGTCGGGATCGTCGGCATGGGTCGGATCGGCCAGGCGATCGCGCGTCGGCTCGAAGCCTCGCTGGTGCCTGTGGTCTATCACTCGCGCAATCCGTCCAAGGACGTCTCCTACAAGCACTACCCTGATCTGATCGAAATGGCGAAGGCGGTCGACACGCTGATGGTGATCGTGCCGGGCGGCGCCAGCACCAACAAGATGATCAACGCCGAGGTGTTCAAGGCGCTCGGCCCGCGCGGCGTGCTGGTCAACGTGGCGCGCGGCTCTGTCGTCGACGAGCAGGCGCTGGTGCAGGCTCTGAAATCAGGCACCATCCTCGCGGCGGGCCTGGACGTGTTCGCGGCCGAGCCAAACGTGCCGGATGAACTCAAGACGATGCAAAACGTCGTGCTGCTGCCGCATATCGGCTCTGCCTCCGTCGTCACGCGCAATGCCATGGACCAGCTCGTGGTCGACAATCTCAAGTCATGGTTCTCGGGCAAGGCGCCGTTGACGCCGGTTGTGGAAACGCCGTTCAAGGGGCGCTGA
- a CDS encoding ABC transporter permease, which translates to MNAQAFVTTRPTAAQRAMRFVLPVIVCAAGLAAWELVVRIKDIPPYVLPAPSVIFLTLIKDWAVLSQSLATTLLTTLEGFVAASIGGIALALLFNQSKWVEYSLFPYAVVLQVTPVIAIAPLLLIYLEQQTAVVVCAFIVAFFPVLSNTTLGLNSVDRNLAGLFQLYGASPPQTLRFLKLPAALPYILGGLRIAGGLSLIGAVVAEIAAGTAGAGSGLAYRIAESGYRLNIPRMFAALLLLSLAGIVIYGVLALISHLVLRRWHESALGKEN; encoded by the coding sequence ATGAACGCGCAAGCCTTCGTTACCACCAGGCCGACCGCAGCCCAGCGCGCGATGCGCTTCGTGCTGCCTGTCATCGTGTGCGCGGCCGGCCTTGCCGCCTGGGAGCTCGTGGTCCGCATCAAGGACATCCCGCCTTACGTACTGCCGGCGCCCTCCGTCATCTTCCTGACGCTGATCAAGGACTGGGCGGTGCTGTCACAATCGCTCGCGACCACGCTGCTGACGACGCTGGAAGGTTTTGTCGCCGCCAGCATCGGCGGCATCGCGCTGGCGCTGTTGTTCAACCAGTCGAAATGGGTGGAATATTCGCTGTTCCCCTATGCCGTCGTGCTCCAGGTGACACCGGTGATAGCGATCGCGCCGCTGCTCCTGATCTATCTGGAGCAGCAGACCGCCGTCGTCGTCTGCGCCTTCATCGTCGCGTTTTTCCCGGTGCTGTCGAACACCACGCTCGGGCTGAATTCGGTCGACCGCAACCTCGCGGGCCTGTTCCAGCTTTACGGTGCCTCGCCGCCGCAGACCCTGCGCTTCCTGAAGCTGCCCGCAGCGCTGCCTTACATCCTCGGCGGTCTGCGCATCGCCGGCGGCCTGTCGCTGATCGGCGCCGTCGTGGCCGAGATCGCGGCGGGCACGGCTGGCGCCGGCTCCGGCCTTGCCTACAGGATCGCAGAATCGGGCTACCGATTGAACATACCCCGCATGTTCGCAGCGCTGCTTTTGTTGTCGCTGGCCGGGATTGTCATCTATGGGGTGCTGGCGCTAATTTCCCACCTCGTTTTACGGCGCTGGCACGAGAGCGCGCTTGGAAAGGAAAACTGA
- a CDS encoding ABC transporter ATP-binding protein has protein sequence MPDVKPSSGLEASLTALAVSLRGVTKVYDTGVMALGPLDLAVRRGEFISLLGPSGCGKSTALRLIAGLSPASSGTVRVSRHEGEAQPGHGIGFVFQEPTLMPWTSVRENVRLPLKLGGISKTEGRARADAALASVGLADFADAFPRELSGGMKMRVSLARALVTDPDILLMDEPFAALDEITRFRLNNDLLALWRSLGKTVIFVTHSVFESVYLSQRVVVMTARPGRIQADIRIETVEPRGEEFRTSAAYSDYCRKVSAALAPSYQGQPLL, from the coding sequence ATGCCTGACGTCAAACCCTCGTCCGGACTCGAGGCCAGCCTGACGGCTCTCGCCGTCAGCCTGCGCGGCGTGACGAAGGTCTATGACACCGGCGTCATGGCGCTCGGTCCACTCGACCTCGCCGTCCGCAGGGGCGAGTTCATTTCACTGCTCGGGCCCTCCGGCTGCGGCAAGTCGACGGCGCTGAGGCTGATTGCGGGGCTCAGCCCAGCGTCATCGGGCACAGTGCGGGTGTCGCGCCACGAGGGCGAGGCGCAACCCGGCCATGGCATCGGCTTCGTGTTCCAGGAACCGACCCTGATGCCCTGGACCAGCGTGCGGGAGAACGTCAGGCTGCCGCTGAAGCTGGGCGGGATTTCGAAGACTGAAGGGCGGGCGAGGGCCGACGCGGCGCTCGCCAGCGTCGGGCTCGCCGATTTTGCCGATGCATTCCCGCGCGAATTGTCCGGCGGCATGAAGATGCGGGTGTCGCTGGCGCGCGCGCTCGTCACCGATCCCGATATCCTGCTGATGGACGAGCCCTTCGCGGCGCTCGACGAGATCACGCGTTTTCGCCTCAACAACGATCTGCTCGCGCTGTGGCGCAGTCTTGGCAAGACCGTCATCTTCGTCACCCATTCGGTGTTCGAATCCGTCTATCTGTCGCAGCGCGTCGTCGTCATGACGGCGCGGCCCGGTCGCATCCAGGCCGACATCCGCATCGAGACCGTGGAGCCGCGCGGCGAGGAATTTCGCACCTCGGCCGCCTATTCCGATTACTGCCGGAAGGTATCGGCCGCGCTGGCGCCGTCCTATCAGGGACAGCCGCTGCTATGA
- a CDS encoding ABC transporter substrate-binding protein, translating to MSPSHLWRALTAGLLATVLSILPARSETLDKVTFGTNWVAEAEHGGFFQAVADGTYKKYGLDVSIVPGGPNENNRMLLIAGKIDFFMAANTLMSFDAVANNVPVVTIAAVFQKDPQVLLTQPDAKVTRIEDLKPLTLFVSKEGMTSYFQWLKSEYGFSEKNVRPYNFNPQPFIANPKSAMQGYVTSEPFAVEKAAGFKPNVILLADAGFNTYSTLIETRRDLVEKKADLVQRFVDASMIGWYNYIYGDNSAGNAMIKKLNPEMTDELLAYSVAKMKQYGIVDSGDSLKNGIGAMSDERYTSFFNKMVKAGVVKGDLDFRKSYTLRFVNKGVGVELRPAKP from the coding sequence ATGAGCCCCTCTCATCTGTGGCGAGCGTTAACGGCGGGCTTGCTGGCCACAGTCCTGTCGATCCTGCCGGCGCGTAGCGAGACGCTGGACAAGGTCACCTTCGGCACCAATTGGGTCGCCGAGGCCGAGCATGGCGGCTTCTTCCAGGCGGTCGCCGACGGCACCTACAAGAAGTACGGGCTCGACGTCAGCATCGTGCCGGGCGGGCCGAACGAGAACAACCGGATGCTGCTGATCGCCGGCAAGATCGATTTCTTCATGGCCGCGAACACGCTGATGTCGTTCGACGCGGTTGCCAACAACGTTCCCGTGGTGACGATCGCCGCGGTGTTCCAGAAAGATCCGCAGGTGTTGCTGACGCAGCCAGATGCGAAGGTCACCAGGATCGAGGATCTCAAGCCGCTGACGCTGTTCGTCTCCAAGGAGGGCATGACCAGCTATTTCCAGTGGCTGAAGTCCGAATACGGCTTCAGCGAGAAGAATGTCCGTCCCTATAATTTCAATCCGCAGCCGTTCATCGCCAACCCCAAGAGCGCGATGCAGGGCTACGTCACCTCCGAGCCGTTCGCAGTGGAGAAGGCCGCAGGTTTCAAGCCGAACGTCATCCTGCTCGCCGATGCCGGCTTCAACACCTATTCGACGTTGATCGAGACCCGGCGCGACCTGGTCGAGAAGAAGGCGGATCTGGTGCAGCGATTCGTCGATGCCTCGATGATCGGCTGGTACAATTACATCTACGGCGACAATTCCGCCGGCAATGCCATGATCAAGAAGCTCAATCCGGAGATGACCGACGAGCTGCTCGCCTACTCCGTCGCCAAGATGAAGCAATACGGCATCGTCGATTCCGGCGACTCCTTGAAGAACGGCATCGGCGCGATGAGCGACGAGCGCTACACGTCCTTCTTCAACAAGATGGTGAAAGCCGGCGTCGTGAAGGGCGACCTCGACTTCCGCAAGTCCTACACGCTGCGCTTCGTCAACAAGGGCGTCGGCGTCGAGCTGCGCCCCGCCAAGCCGTAA
- a CDS encoding creatininase family protein, translated as MTPSRDWTEIRWADAASVDVSRWIAVLPLAATEQHGPHLPLETDVLIAGAYLARVRDVLPATLPATFLPIEPVGISTEHIDYPGTQTLPTAVALKRWNAIGEDVARRGVRKLVIITSHGGNSAAMMLVAQDLRAHQKLFVVTTSWSRLSGADRLFPPDEVRHGIHGGAVETSIMLARYPEQVRTHAIADFRASSIAMEKQYRWLSTQRPVPFAWQAQDLHPSGAIGNATLAVPAKGDQLLDQGARAFCELLAEVDNFDVNNLAKGPLG; from the coding sequence ATGACGCCTTCCCGCGACTGGACCGAGATTCGCTGGGCCGACGCCGCGTCCGTGGATGTGTCGCGCTGGATCGCGGTGCTGCCGCTGGCCGCAACCGAGCAGCACGGCCCGCATCTGCCGCTGGAAACCGACGTGCTGATCGCCGGGGCCTATCTCGCACGTGTGCGAGACGTGCTGCCTGCGACGCTTCCGGCCACGTTCCTGCCGATCGAACCCGTCGGCATCTCGACCGAGCATATCGACTATCCCGGCACGCAGACGCTGCCGACCGCGGTCGCGCTGAAGCGCTGGAACGCGATCGGCGAGGACGTCGCGCGACGCGGCGTGAGAAAGCTCGTCATCATCACCAGCCACGGCGGCAACAGCGCGGCGATGATGCTGGTGGCGCAGGATCTTCGCGCGCATCAGAAACTGTTCGTGGTGACGACGTCGTGGTCGCGGCTATCAGGCGCGGACAGGCTGTTCCCACCGGATGAAGTGCGCCACGGCATTCACGGTGGCGCGGTCGAGACCTCGATCATGCTGGCGCGCTATCCCGAGCAGGTGCGCACGCATGCGATCGCGGATTTTCGCGCGAGCAGCATCGCGATGGAAAAACAATATCGCTGGCTCTCGACGCAACGACCCGTGCCCTTTGCCTGGCAGGCGCAGGATCTGCACCCGAGCGGCGCGATCGGCAACGCAACGCTGGCGGTGCCGGCGAAGGGCGACCAGCTCCTCGACCAGGGTGCGCGCGCCTTTTGCGAGTTGCTGGCCGAGGTCGATAACTTCGACGTGAACAACCTCGCCAAAGGCCCCCTCGGTTAG
- a CDS encoding carbohydrate porin yields MSGAVGAQSRLGGVVLTLRGHRYRSLRTAAALASGVLALPGAGFAADLPLKARAAKTVYDWTGFYVGGHVAYGDASFGPGTNPLPEQGVLLPHSATGFSGGYQLGYNRQLANRVVLGIEADATFTGPLDGPALARSPVPFNTTIDYVGTVRGRVGYAFDRFMPYVTGGVAWGHTHINVNDADGVTPLFPVGHYQAGWTAGLGLEYAVSGNWTTKAEYDYVDLSHKTYDLSGFGLGSINVDPRIHLFKLGLNYQFGDTPWMPVVGGKTRLPESDDWNVHAQTTVLPQGYGPIHSPYASPQSLPGGGQFQATWTTTAFLGARLWDGGELYFDPELAQGFGLNGTLGLAGFSNGEAQKAGAPFPKIRAQRYFFKQTFGLGGEQEAVEDAPNQLAGKRDIDRVTVIVGRFAVGDFFDGNSYAKDPRADFMNWAMWSSAAYDFPADLPGYTRGAVVELNRKDWAIRAGLFQVPDAPNSDVLTFKTGGTVVEFEERHSIFEQPGKLRVGVFANSGHTANYREVVDLAAANPALDINDIAGATQRDRLKYGFYVNLEQQIVKDVGVFARASWNDGQNQILSFTDIDRSLSGGLSIKGSRWGRPDDTVGIGGAINGLSAAHRDFLAAGGVGLLIGDGQLNYRTERILEAYYAYSVIKGVTLTADYQLVVNPAYNADRGPVSIFSGRMHAEF; encoded by the coding sequence ATGTCGGGAGCGGTTGGGGCGCAGTCGCGTCTTGGGGGCGTAGTTTTGACGTTGAGGGGTCACCGTTACAGGTCTTTGCGGACGGCCGCGGCGCTTGCCTCGGGCGTGCTCGCCTTGCCGGGCGCCGGCTTTGCTGCCGACCTGCCGTTGAAGGCACGCGCCGCCAAGACCGTGTACGACTGGACCGGCTTCTATGTCGGCGGCCACGTTGCTTACGGCGATGCTTCCTTCGGTCCCGGCACCAATCCCCTGCCCGAGCAAGGCGTACTGCTGCCTCACAGCGCGACGGGCTTCAGCGGCGGCTATCAGCTCGGCTACAACAGACAGCTCGCAAACCGTGTCGTGCTTGGCATCGAAGCGGATGCGACGTTCACGGGCCCGCTGGATGGTCCGGCACTCGCGCGTTCGCCGGTGCCTTTCAACACCACGATCGACTATGTCGGCACCGTGCGGGGCCGCGTCGGCTATGCCTTCGACCGCTTCATGCCTTACGTCACAGGCGGCGTCGCCTGGGGCCACACGCATATCAACGTCAACGATGCCGATGGCGTCACGCCGCTCTTTCCGGTCGGCCACTACCAGGCCGGATGGACCGCGGGCCTCGGTCTCGAATACGCCGTCAGCGGCAACTGGACCACGAAGGCCGAATACGACTATGTCGACCTGTCGCACAAGACGTACGACCTCAGCGGCTTTGGCCTCGGCAGCATCAATGTCGATCCGCGCATTCACCTGTTCAAGCTTGGCCTGAACTACCAGTTCGGCGATACGCCATGGATGCCGGTGGTCGGTGGCAAGACCAGGCTCCCAGAGTCCGACGACTGGAACGTTCACGCCCAGACAACCGTGCTGCCGCAGGGCTATGGGCCGATCCACTCGCCCTATGCGAGCCCGCAGAGCCTGCCCGGCGGCGGCCAGTTCCAGGCGACATGGACGACCACGGCCTTCCTGGGCGCGCGTCTCTGGGACGGCGGCGAGCTCTATTTCGATCCTGAGCTGGCGCAGGGCTTCGGCCTCAACGGCACGCTCGGCTTGGCAGGCTTTTCCAATGGCGAAGCGCAGAAGGCCGGCGCGCCGTTCCCGAAAATCCGCGCGCAGCGCTACTTTTTCAAACAGACTTTCGGACTCGGCGGCGAGCAGGAAGCGGTGGAAGACGCACCGAACCAGCTCGCAGGCAAGCGCGATATCGACCGCGTCACGGTGATCGTCGGCCGTTTCGCCGTCGGCGATTTCTTCGACGGCAACTCCTATGCGAAGGATCCTCGCGCGGATTTCATGAACTGGGCGATGTGGTCGTCGGCCGCCTACGACTTCCCGGCCGACCTGCCTGGTTACACCCGCGGCGCCGTGGTCGAGCTCAACCGCAAGGACTGGGCGATCCGCGCCGGACTATTCCAGGTGCCGGATGCGCCGAACAGCGACGTGCTGACCTTCAAGACCGGCGGCACCGTCGTCGAATTCGAGGAACGCCATTCGATCTTCGAGCAGCCCGGCAAATTGCGCGTCGGCGTCTTCGCCAACAGCGGCCACACTGCGAACTACCGCGAGGTGGTGGATCTCGCGGCGGCGAACCCCGCGCTCGACATCAACGATATTGCCGGCGCGACCCAACGCGACCGGCTCAAATACGGCTTCTACGTCAATCTCGAGCAGCAGATCGTCAAGGACGTCGGAGTGTTCGCGCGCGCCAGCTGGAACGACGGCCAGAACCAGATCCTGTCCTTCACCGATATCGACCGCAGCCTGTCGGGCGGGCTTTCGATCAAGGGCAGCCGCTGGGGACGCCCTGACGACACGGTCGGCATCGGCGGCGCGATCAACGGCCTGTCGGCCGCGCATCGCGATTTCCTGGCGGCCGGGGGCGTCGGACTCCTGATCGGCGACGGTCAGCTCAACTATCGCACCGAGCGCATCCTCGAGGCCTACTACGCCTATTCGGTGATCAAGGGCGTGACGCTGACCGCCGACTATCAGCTCGTCGTCAACCCCGCCTACAACGCGGACCGCGGCCCGGTCTCGATCTTCTCGGGCCGCATGCATGCCGAGTTCTGA
- a CDS encoding hemolysin family protein, which produces MLSVELIIVVVLIVINGLLSMSELAVVSSRPARLSLLAAKGVRGAERALTLAADPGKFLSTVQIGITLVGVLSGAFSGATLGQRLTQWLVELGMSSGIADIVGVGIVVTIITYATLIVGELVPKQVALRDPESIAVKVAPAMHVLARVSLPLVFLLDLSGKLILTLLGRGGKAEEKVSEDEIHHLVNEAENAGVLEPGEKEMIAGVMRLGDRPVGAVMTPRTEVNEIDLNDAPQTIHEIITKSPHSRFPVSDGDRDKPIGVLQAKDLLVAYMNERTPDLRALVREAPSIPASADARDVLAILKTAPVHVGFVYDEYGAFEGVVTAADILESIVGAFHSEEGPPEPAYVRRADDSLLVSGWMPVDEFGELLSVELPPHHRYNTVAGLVLQQFTVLPNVGDAFDFAGWHIEVVDLDGRRIDKILASRLGEVETG; this is translated from the coding sequence ATGTTGTCTGTCGAACTCATCATCGTCGTCGTCCTGATCGTCATCAACGGCCTGTTGTCCATGTCCGAGCTGGCGGTGGTCTCGTCGCGCCCGGCGCGGCTGTCGCTGCTGGCGGCCAAGGGCGTGCGCGGCGCCGAGCGCGCGCTGACACTGGCTGCCGACCCTGGAAAATTCCTGTCGACGGTGCAGATCGGCATCACGCTGGTCGGCGTGCTCTCGGGCGCCTTCTCCGGCGCGACGCTGGGACAACGGCTGACTCAATGGCTGGTCGAGCTCGGCATGTCCTCAGGCATTGCCGACATCGTCGGCGTCGGCATCGTCGTCACCATCATCACCTATGCGACCCTGATCGTCGGCGAGCTGGTGCCGAAGCAGGTGGCGCTGCGCGATCCTGAAAGCATCGCAGTCAAGGTCGCGCCCGCGATGCATGTGCTGGCGCGAGTCTCGCTGCCGCTGGTGTTTCTGCTCGACCTCTCCGGCAAGCTGATCCTCACGCTGCTCGGCCGCGGCGGCAAGGCCGAGGAGAAAGTGTCGGAAGACGAGATCCATCATCTGGTCAACGAGGCCGAGAACGCCGGCGTGCTCGAGCCTGGCGAGAAAGAGATGATCGCGGGCGTGATGAGGCTCGGCGACCGCCCGGTCGGGGCCGTGATGACGCCGCGCACGGAGGTCAACGAGATCGACCTCAACGATGCGCCGCAGACCATTCACGAGATTATCACGAAGAGCCCGCATTCGCGCTTTCCGGTCTCGGACGGCGATCGCGACAAGCCGATTGGCGTGCTCCAGGCCAAGGACCTGCTGGTCGCCTACATGAATGAACGCACGCCGGATTTGCGCGCGCTGGTCCGCGAAGCGCCCAGCATTCCCGCATCAGCGGATGCCCGCGATGTGCTCGCGATCCTGAAGACCGCACCGGTTCATGTCGGCTTCGTTTATGACGAGTACGGCGCCTTCGAAGGCGTGGTGACGGCGGCGGATATCCTGGAATCGATCGTCGGCGCCTTCCATTCCGAAGAAGGCCCGCCGGAGCCGGCTTACGTCAGGCGCGCGGACGATTCTCTGCTCGTCTCGGGCTGGATGCCGGTCGACGAGTTCGGCGAGCTGCTCAGCGTCGAGCTGCCGCCGCATCACCGCTACAACACGGTGGCCGGCCTCGTGCTGCAGCAATTCACGGTGCTGCCGAATGTCGGCGACGCCTTCGACTTCGCCGGCTGGCACATCGAGGTGGTCGATCTCGATGGCAGGAGAATCGACAAGATTTTGGCGAGCCGACTGGGGGAAGTGGAGACGGGTTGA